CAGGACTTCTTCTCCGGCCCCCGCGGGAAACGCGAGAGTCTCGAGGCCGTCAAGGACCAGTTCGACACCGATCGGCACGTCCTGATCGGCGCCAGCGACGAGGACGAGCAGCTGGCCGAGGACGTCGACTGGGAGTACCTCCCCGTCGAGGACGCCGCCGACGCGGCCGACTGGATCCTTGCGACGAACGTCGAGGACGAGGAGGACGACGCCGAACCGGTCCGAGACGACTGGCCCTGAGACCGGCTCCGGAGCCGGATCGATTCTGCGGCTCAATTCTTTCCGATTTCCTCGCGTCGTCGGAGCGTCTGCGCCGTCGGGAGCGTCCACCCGTACGCAACCGCGGCCATCCGCGCCAGAACGGTCGCCGCGGCGCACGCGATCGCGGCGGTACTCCCGGCGACGCCGCCGAGCGTCGTTCCCAGGTAAACGGTGCCGCCGAGCACCGCACAGCTGGCGTAGAAGTCATCGAACAGGATGAACGGCGACCGGTCCAGAAGAACATCCGCGATCGCGCCGCCGCCGACCGCGTTGATCGTCGCGACGGCGACGACGCCGAACCCCGAAACGCCGGCGTCGACGGCCACGATCGCGCCGGCCGTGGTGAACGCGGCGAGTCCGACCCCGTCGGCGAACAGCGTAATCGGGTGATCGTCGGGGGCCTCGAGAACGAGGTGCAGTCCGATCGCCAGGGTAACGCCGACCGTTCCGAGAGCGATCTCGCTCGTCGACTGGAGCGCCAGCGGGATGCGTCCCACGAGGACGTCCCGCGTCGCACCCCCGGCGAACGCCGTGGCGAGTCCGACGACGGTGACGCCGAACAGGTCGAACTTCTCGCGTATCGCCTTGGTCGACCCGACCAGGGCGAACGCGATCAGGCCGATCGCGTTCATCACGACGAACGGGTCGAACGCTTCCGCGACGAACTCCTGACTCATTATCTCGGAACACGCGGGACCGGCTCTTGAGGGCTGCGTCTCGGCTCGATTCCACGGCGGCCGAACCCGCGCTCTCGAGTCGTCGACCTTTTACTGTCGCCGAGCGAACTACGTCCAATGGCAGAGCCCCGCGTACCGGGTTCCGGCGGCGACGATCGGC
This DNA window, taken from Natronococcus sp. CG52, encodes the following:
- a CDS encoding DUF7124 domain-containing protein, with product MNGGSDMTLAFELEALKELASPESVFEDARGWSEYIGVVSEKPTYVVTNYTRKNRIRQDFFSGPRGKRESLEAVKDQFDTDRHVLIGASDEDEQLAEDVDWEYLPVEDAADAADWILATNVEDEEDDAEPVRDDWP
- a CDS encoding trimeric intracellular cation channel family protein, producing MSQEFVAEAFDPFVVMNAIGLIAFALVGSTKAIREKFDLFGVTVVGLATAFAGGATRDVLVGRIPLALQSTSEIALGTVGVTLAIGLHLVLEAPDDHPITLFADGVGLAAFTTAGAIVAVDAGVSGFGVVAVATINAVGGGAIADVLLDRSPFILFDDFYASCAVLGGTVYLGTTLGGVAGSTAAIACAAATVLARMAAVAYGWTLPTAQTLRRREEIGKN